One segment of Curtobacterium sp. MR_MD2014 DNA contains the following:
- a CDS encoding NAD-dependent epimerase/dehydratase family protein produces MTTRPTTTRPIVLVTGGAGFIGCALSRVLAPTSARWIAVDALHPQVHAERRRPDALDPAAELVVADVTDPDAWDALLATVRPDVVVHLAAETGTAQSLDEATRHADVNVCGTTVMLDALGRHGVLPSRIVLASSRAVYGEGDWLDTVSGAVVRPGQRTHEQLEAGAWDHAGATSMPSDARRTVPAPTSVYGATKLAQEHVLGAWCAARGVGLAVLRLQNVYGPGQSLTNPYTGIVSLFSQLARRGDSIPVYEDGAIVRDFVHIEDVAGALAAAVTGGPEVEGTPIDVGSGVATTILDLAQRIAAFHGAPAPRITGAYRDGDVRAASCTVEDAAARLGWAPRWSVDAGVADLQTWIDRCLREDLPALV; encoded by the coding sequence ATGACCACCCGACCCACCACCACCCGACCCATCGTGCTCGTGACCGGCGGAGCGGGCTTCATCGGCTGTGCGCTGTCCCGCGTGCTCGCCCCGACGTCGGCGCGGTGGATCGCGGTCGACGCCCTGCACCCGCAGGTGCACGCCGAACGCCGACGCCCGGATGCGCTCGACCCGGCTGCCGAGCTCGTCGTCGCGGACGTCACCGATCCCGACGCATGGGACGCGCTGCTCGCGACGGTGCGACCCGACGTCGTGGTCCACCTCGCCGCGGAGACCGGGACGGCCCAGTCCCTCGACGAGGCGACCCGTCACGCCGACGTCAACGTCTGTGGGACGACCGTGATGCTCGACGCCCTCGGTCGTCACGGTGTCCTGCCGTCCCGCATCGTGCTCGCGAGCAGCCGCGCCGTCTACGGCGAGGGCGACTGGCTCGACACCGTGTCCGGTGCCGTGGTCCGCCCCGGGCAGCGGACTCACGAACAGCTCGAGGCCGGGGCGTGGGACCATGCCGGCGCGACCTCGATGCCCTCGGACGCACGACGGACCGTGCCGGCACCGACGAGCGTGTACGGCGCGACGAAGCTCGCTCAGGAGCACGTCCTGGGTGCGTGGTGCGCTGCTCGCGGTGTGGGTCTCGCCGTCCTCCGGCTGCAGAACGTGTACGGGCCGGGGCAGTCGCTGACGAACCCGTACACGGGCATCGTCTCGCTGTTCTCGCAGCTCGCGCGTCGGGGTGACTCCATCCCGGTCTACGAGGACGGTGCGATCGTCCGCGACTTCGTGCACATCGAGGACGTGGCCGGTGCGCTCGCCGCGGCGGTCACGGGTGGCCCGGAGGTCGAGGGCACGCCGATCGACGTCGGGTCCGGCGTGGCGACCACGATCCTCGACCTCGCGCAGCGGATTGCGGCGTTCCACGGCGCTCCGGCCCCGCGCATCACTGGTGCGTACCGGGACGGCGACGTCCGCGCGGCGTCGTGCACCGTCGAGGACGCTGCGGCTCGCCTGGGATGGGCGCCACGGTGGTCCGTCGATGCCGGTGTCGCGGACCTGCAGACGTGGATCGACCGGTGCCTGCGCGAGGACCTGCCCGCACTGGTGTGA
- a CDS encoding O-antigen ligase family protein codes for MGDLMVVQPGQGIRTVHTLTALAALVGVLAGVTSVLHVGSTSVSGILTAGSAAACTALAPMLIGSRSPVAAPGLLFLALAVGRFLFTPDADGLQNVAAYTILLLLPAFVALQATPDVADRALRWFAAAGLLATALFAVQQTLGLLTEGIRSYALAALPMLAAAAALRTGPWLLRIAPAVIVVGIVASLSRTASVVAFLVLVVLVTRRPVGHRVRLAVLAVVGAGATLAAVWTWVPSYRGRFTSGDNATLGGVAINTSGRAKLWDVVADHARSAPLVGHGPGSAARLVTETFVGIRQPHNDWLRLLHDTGWIGVCLFALAAVMTLVRIGRAAHRTDDAVHWAALAAFLALLVTAVTDNTLIYPFAIGPTAVLIGLSLGSDARRDLPTTIPLSAPTTHHTKGP; via the coding sequence ATGGGAGACTTGATGGTGGTGCAGCCCGGGCAGGGGATCCGGACCGTCCACACCCTCACGGCGCTCGCGGCCCTGGTGGGCGTGCTCGCCGGCGTGACGTCCGTGCTCCACGTGGGGTCGACCTCGGTGAGCGGGATCCTCACCGCGGGCAGCGCAGCCGCATGCACGGCGCTCGCGCCCATGCTGATCGGGTCTCGATCGCCGGTCGCCGCCCCGGGCCTGCTGTTCCTCGCGCTCGCAGTCGGACGGTTCCTCTTCACCCCTGACGCCGACGGCCTGCAGAACGTCGCCGCCTACACGATCCTCCTCCTGCTGCCCGCCTTCGTCGCCCTCCAGGCGACCCCCGACGTCGCGGATCGTGCCCTGCGGTGGTTCGCTGCCGCTGGCCTGCTCGCCACCGCGCTGTTCGCCGTCCAACAGACCCTCGGGCTGCTGACCGAGGGCATCCGTTCGTACGCGCTCGCCGCGCTGCCCATGCTCGCCGCCGCAGCCGCACTCCGGACCGGGCCGTGGTTGCTCCGGATCGCCCCTGCGGTCATCGTCGTCGGCATCGTCGCGAGCCTCTCCCGGACGGCGTCGGTAGTGGCCTTCCTCGTCCTCGTCGTCCTCGTGACCCGTCGGCCGGTGGGCCACAGGGTCCGCCTCGCGGTCCTCGCCGTCGTCGGTGCCGGCGCGACGCTCGCTGCCGTGTGGACGTGGGTCCCGTCCTACCGCGGCCGGTTCACCTCGGGGGACAACGCGACGCTCGGTGGGGTCGCCATCAACACGTCCGGACGCGCAAAGCTCTGGGACGTCGTGGCCGACCACGCCCGCAGCGCGCCGCTGGTCGGCCACGGTCCGGGGAGCGCCGCGCGGCTCGTCACCGAGACGTTCGTCGGCATCCGGCAGCCGCACAACGACTGGCTCCGACTCCTGCACGACACCGGTTGGATCGGCGTCTGCCTCTTCGCCCTCGCTGCCGTGATGACCCTCGTCCGGATCGGCCGCGCTGCGCACCGCACCGACGACGCCGTGCACTGGGCAGCCCTCGCCGCGTTCCTCGCCCTGCTGGTCACCGCGGTCACGGACAACACCCTGATCTACCCGTTCGCGATCGGTCCGACGGCGGTCCTCATCGGGCTGTCCCTCGGGTCGGACGCGCGACGGGACCTGCCGACGACCATCCCGCTGTCGGCTCCGACCACCCACCACACGAAAGGTCCCTGA
- a CDS encoding glycosyltransferase, with translation MSCLPVPPDPIRLSIVIAAYNAQATLQRAIASCLTQRVDEPFEVLVVDDGSTDSTAAVARSFGPEVQVLSSDGNRGRSAARNAAIAAARGSVIVPLDADDRMLTGRLAAHVAALDGNPSAVAVFGRSIGVHPGGTRPWPLMPGTPQGVDEAFARGRMAVNHPACAFRRSWWEALGGYDEQVRVAEDFDLFLRGWTPGAYVPHDDVVLEYTIGGRFPSWQYWWANERHRRAIVARAGDPEQPFVDHLHRASRPAVHGLEALRWSASSMRDRMARRNGG, from the coding sequence GTGAGTTGCCTCCCCGTTCCTCCTGATCCGATCCGCCTCTCGATCGTCATCGCTGCGTACAACGCGCAGGCGACCCTGCAGCGGGCCATCGCCAGCTGCTTGACGCAACGTGTCGACGAGCCGTTCGAGGTGCTCGTCGTCGACGACGGGTCGACTGACAGCACCGCGGCCGTCGCGCGGTCGTTCGGTCCCGAGGTCCAGGTGCTGTCGTCGGACGGGAACCGCGGGCGATCCGCTGCACGGAACGCCGCGATCGCCGCGGCCCGCGGCTCCGTCATCGTGCCCCTCGACGCCGACGACCGGATGCTCACCGGGCGTCTCGCCGCGCACGTCGCCGCCCTCGACGGCAACCCGTCCGCGGTCGCCGTCTTCGGACGTTCGATCGGGGTCCACCCCGGGGGCACGCGCCCATGGCCGCTGATGCCCGGAACACCGCAGGGTGTCGACGAGGCCTTCGCCCGAGGCAGGATGGCGGTCAACCACCCCGCGTGCGCGTTCCGGCGGTCGTGGTGGGAGGCGCTCGGTGGGTACGACGAGCAGGTCCGGGTGGCGGAGGACTTCGACCTGTTCCTGCGTGGCTGGACGCCCGGCGCGTACGTCCCGCACGACGACGTCGTCCTCGAGTACACGATCGGTGGCAGGTTCCCCTCGTGGCAGTACTGGTGGGCCAACGAGCGGCACCGCCGCGCGATCGTGGCTCGCGCCGGTGACCCGGAGCAACCGTTCGTCGACCACCTGCACCGCGCCTCCCGTCCGGCGGTGCACGGCCTGGAGGCGCTGCGCTGGTCCGCCTCGTCGATGCGCGACCGCATGGCTCGCCGCAACGGCGGCTGA
- a CDS encoding Ig-like domain-containing protein — protein MPFSTEATTKYTELKASVELTAPSGTTFAAGSTLKGQWRKNNSEAWRDSDSLALSVTKVDGNKLTGTFDSSSSYFVQEQGYQLRWLAPVKADDETPDGAGALGYKITGSTNHGAVAIDSTSPVSTPVSRSTITFSDVPVAAPGTTTGWINGSISKNTKGELELKAPAGTKIVEARGEGVGNGSTVTGQVSSDGQSAFFKGDNTWADDYRKIQLKLRVNDDAAADTTLNGGTATIKTAGTDTVVGEGSFAAKTGSKVAFDVPATPAGQTTDWVSGTMSSSASRQGEVTLHAPAGTKFAAARGGDGKGSTVGGTVSADGTTATISGDNTWSNSFRKIQFKLQILDDQKAGDTLTGGTADVIPAKTEQVIAHGTFSATVAEPVVENGGIASKALGFDTEVQVGEQQDVFAGLETTADLTSLTGTTFEVTAPAGTKFVDGTAKAEKSTDGSTWQADAKSSATVQVKDGGAKATVTVNTAAGWTLAKGTKTRWSLPIEGVTPGTGDATFTVSGSSDHGAFTASGSSSVTVTKPAGVSRPFSVQSPEDNSATANRTPYFMGWGTAESTVRIQDGVGGPEIGSTTVDDNGWWGKVSTATLRDGVHTFVITQTKPGGETETITRTVTIDSIRDLTIDSPVDGSTAWYPNPALIGWGTPGGHVTITDENDNVLGSEDINSEGWFGVTSAKALANGQHTLTFTQTANGATNTKTVSITIAHKPFQIDSPQDGGSSWWPNPSYIGWATPGAWVDVFDTDGTTRLAHVQANDDGWFGVASEKALSYDTHTLHFRQTFNDATTETSVQYTIAADPLRIEAPTDGYTNWWPKPSFIGWATPGAQVRITDTDGSEITTVTANGEGWFGEISPKDLTVGEHTITFTQLLNNRPVGEQQTRTITITEN, from the coding sequence GTGCCGTTCAGCACGGAGGCGACGACCAAGTACACCGAGCTGAAGGCCTCGGTGGAGCTGACCGCGCCGTCCGGCACGACGTTCGCGGCGGGCTCCACGCTCAAGGGGCAGTGGCGCAAGAACAACAGCGAGGCCTGGCGCGACAGCGACTCGCTCGCCCTCAGCGTCACCAAGGTCGACGGCAACAAGCTCACCGGCACCTTCGACAGCTCGTCGTCCTACTTCGTGCAGGAGCAGGGGTACCAGCTCCGGTGGCTGGCTCCGGTGAAGGCCGACGACGAGACGCCGGACGGGGCCGGGGCCCTCGGCTACAAGATCACCGGCTCGACCAACCACGGCGCGGTCGCGATCGACTCGACCTCGCCGGTGAGCACGCCGGTCAGCCGCTCCACGATCACCTTCTCGGACGTGCCGGTCGCGGCACCGGGGACGACGACGGGCTGGATCAACGGATCGATCTCGAAGAACACCAAGGGTGAGCTCGAGCTGAAGGCTCCCGCGGGCACGAAGATCGTCGAAGCACGCGGCGAGGGTGTCGGCAACGGCTCGACCGTCACGGGGCAGGTCAGCAGCGACGGCCAGAGTGCGTTCTTCAAGGGCGACAACACCTGGGCCGACGACTACCGCAAGATCCAGCTCAAGCTGCGCGTGAACGACGACGCAGCAGCCGACACGACCCTGAACGGCGGCACCGCCACCATCAAGACGGCGGGGACGGACACGGTCGTCGGCGAGGGCTCGTTCGCGGCCAAGACCGGCTCGAAGGTCGCCTTCGACGTCCCCGCGACGCCCGCCGGGCAGACCACCGACTGGGTCTCCGGCACGATGTCGTCCTCGGCCTCGCGTCAGGGTGAGGTCACGCTCCACGCCCCTGCCGGGACCAAGTTCGCCGCCGCCCGCGGCGGCGACGGCAAGGGCAGCACCGTCGGCGGCACCGTGTCGGCAGACGGCACGACCGCGACCATCAGCGGCGACAACACCTGGTCGAACTCCTTCCGCAAGATCCAGTTCAAGCTCCAGATCCTCGACGACCAGAAGGCCGGCGACACCCTCACCGGCGGAACCGCCGACGTCATCCCCGCGAAGACCGAGCAGGTCATCGCGCACGGCACCTTCTCCGCCACCGTCGCCGAACCGGTCGTCGAGAACGGCGGCATCGCATCGAAGGCGCTCGGGTTCGACACCGAGGTGCAGGTCGGTGAGCAGCAGGACGTGTTCGCGGGCCTGGAGACCACCGCCGACCTGACGTCGCTCACGGGCACCACGTTCGAGGTCACGGCTCCGGCCGGCACGAAGTTCGTGGACGGGACCGCGAAGGCGGAGAAGTCGACGGACGGCTCCACCTGGCAGGCGGACGCCAAGTCCTCCGCGACCGTGCAGGTCAAGGACGGCGGCGCGAAGGCGACCGTCACGGTGAACACGGCTGCCGGCTGGACGCTTGCCAAGGGTACGAAGACCCGCTGGAGCCTGCCGATCGAAGGCGTGACGCCGGGTACCGGTGACGCGACCTTCACCGTCTCCGGCTCGAGCGACCACGGCGCCTTCACGGCATCCGGGAGCTCCTCGGTGACCGTGACCAAGCCGGCCGGGGTGTCCCGCCCCTTCTCGGTGCAGAGCCCGGAGGACAACAGCGCCACCGCGAACCGCACGCCGTACTTCATGGGCTGGGGTACCGCAGAGTCGACCGTCCGGATCCAGGACGGCGTCGGCGGGCCGGAGATCGGCAGCACCACCGTGGACGACAACGGCTGGTGGGGCAAGGTCAGCACGGCCACCCTGCGTGACGGCGTGCACACCTTCGTGATCACGCAGACGAAGCCCGGCGGCGAGACCGAGACGATCACGCGGACCGTCACCATCGACTCGATCCGCGACCTGACGATCGACTCCCCGGTCGACGGGAGCACGGCCTGGTACCCGAACCCGGCCCTCATCGGCTGGGGCACCCCGGGCGGTCACGTGACGATCACGGACGAGAACGACAACGTCCTCGGCAGCGAGGACATCAACTCCGAGGGCTGGTTCGGCGTGACGAGCGCGAAGGCGCTGGCGAACGGGCAGCACACGCTGACGTTCACCCAGACCGCGAACGGCGCGACGAACACCAAGACGGTCTCGATCACGATCGCGCACAAGCCCTTCCAGATCGACTCTCCTCAGGACGGCGGTTCGAGCTGGTGGCCGAACCCGTCGTACATCGGTTGGGCGACGCCGGGCGCATGGGTCGACGTGTTCGACACCGACGGCACCACCCGTCTGGCGCACGTCCAGGCGAACGACGACGGCTGGTTCGGTGTCGCGAGCGAGAAGGCACTGTCCTACGACACGCACACGCTGCACTTCCGCCAGACGTTCAACGACGCAACGACGGAGACCTCCGTGCAGTACACGATCGCGGCTGACCCGCTGCGCATCGAGGCCCCGACCGACGGTTACACCAACTGGTGGCCGAAGCCGTCCTTCATCGGCTGGGCGACCCCCGGCGCACAGGTCCGGATCACGGACACCGACGGCAGCGAGATCACCACGGTCACCGCGAACGGCGAAGGCTGGTTCGGTGAGATCAGCCCGAAGGACCTGACGGTCGGTGAGCACACGATCACCTTCACGCAGCTGCTCAACAACCGACCGGTCGGTGAGCAGCAGACCCGGACGATCACGATCACCGAGAACTGA